Genomic segment of Oncorhynchus tshawytscha isolate Ot180627B linkage group LG28, Otsh_v2.0, whole genome shotgun sequence:
ggtaCTGACCTGCTTTGAGCAGAATGATCTGGTCATTCTGACACAGGTCCATGAAGCCTGTAATGCGTTTGGCAAACTCCACCACGTACTGGATGGAATTGGTGATGTGGTGGGCACATTGCTGCCACACAGACTCTGCAGActgcgagaaagagagaaataataaTTTAATACGACGATAATACAATATTATACTACGTATTGTGATGGTGAGtgcaatgtgtgtgagtgtgagtgtgtgtattcacCTCGCACTGGAAGTTGCGAGTCTCCTCAGGTGAGTACTGCATCCGATTGTATGTCAGCCTCTTCAGTTCCTCAGAGCTGTACTGACTCGTCTCCAAGTGGGACTTGACCACACTCTGGGTGATACGCTCTGAAACAACACAGGCACACTTATGAATACAAGACCACTACAGACAACATGTTTACTTGATACTGGGAAACTTTGTTGGTTATGTTAGTTATAGCAATAGTAATAGATTTCTTACCTATATCCATAAGAGTGCAGTCATCAGGCAGTGTCTCTAGcagtgtggcgtgtgtgtgtgccaggagCACGTGTGTGTGCGACAACATCTGGTACTCGTGTTTGATCCCATTGGCGTCGGTGACATCCAGTAGATTTTGCTGGGGAGAATTCTGATTGGACGAAATGGGcgaggatgatgatggtgatgaagaaTTGGAGGTGTTCCCAGTGCTTCCGCCGTGGTCTTCTTGCAGGTCCAGACTGCAGTACTCGTGGGCCTCCTGTGGGGTCAAGGGGAGGTCAAACAGTTTGGGGAGCACCGCAATGTCATCCAGGTCACTCAGGGTGGAGCTGGAGCCCCCGCTGCTGTAGGAGCGACTGAGCTCCCCGTGCCTGTCCCCCTTGCTTTCTCCCCCAGCCACATCTTCCCTGGACAGTGgcagaccctggttcagacacTCCTGGTTCTTCTGGTGCTTCTGGACCTCAGCGTACAGGCTGTCGCGCTGCTTCTTAGACATACGGCCAAACTTCACCGCTGGACGGAGACAAGCGACGGGGAAGAATATAAGTTCATGTCTGTGTGGATTGGAAATAACTGTTGTATAATGCTGTCATGAGTTATCCTCTGGGTTAGAATacttgcacgtgtgtgtgtgtgtgagtgagttagAGAGACTCACCGTCCCGGCTCATGCCTAACACCAGACATTTCTGCAGTCTGCAGTGTTGGCAGCGGTTGCGGCTGGTTCGGTCAATAAGACAGTTCCTCTGGCGGGAACACGAGTACATGGCATTGTTCTGCTGGCTGCGGCGGAAGAACCCCTACACAAAGAAACACAATGGAATGAGTCAAATGATTACATAATGGATATAATTCCAGCATCATAAACCTAGATGTTATAGCATGGATATATAACATCACTGATGACAACAAAGGATATTTTATATTGCAGCTTGTCTTGGTTTTACATTGTTAAGACAGTCAGTCTCCCATTACCTATTTTGTGACGTGGTGAAGTGGAAAAACTCTAGTACTAGCTCACCTTGCAGCCTTCACAGGTAATAACTCCATAGTGGATTCCTGAGGACTTGTCCCCACAGATCTTGCAGGGTATTACTTCTATTTGagctgcagagacacacacacaaagagagagagagagtacatatTGA
This window contains:
- the LOC112226646 gene encoding nuclear receptor ROR-beta-like, which encodes MRAQIEVIPCKICGDKSSGIHYGVITCEGCKGFFRRSQQNNAMYSCSRQRNCLIDRTSRNRCQHCRLQKCLVLGMSRDAVKFGRMSKKQRDSLYAEVQKHQKNQECLNQGLPLSREDVAGGESKGDRHGELSRSYSSGGSSSTLSDLDDIAVLPKLFDLPLTPQEAHEYCSLDLQEDHGGSTGNTSNSSSPSSSSPISSNQNSPQQNLLDVTDANGIKHEYQMLSHTHVLLAHTHATLLETLPDDCTLMDIERITQSVVKSHLETSQYSSEELKRLTYNRMQYSPEETRNFQCESAESVWQQCAHHITNSIQYVVEFAKRITGFMDLCQNDQIILLKAGCLEVLLIRMCRAFNATTNTMFFNGKFASAQLFKALGCDDLVSAVFDLAKGLSRLQLTDEEMALFSAACLLSPDRPWLADSQKVQKLQAKVYLALQHSLHMSGAADEKLDQMVSKLPIMKSICNLHIDKLEFFRLVHPETAYSFPPLYREVFGSEISLPDSTNNS